DNA from Rhodobacteraceae bacterium M382:
CGACACCATTGATGTCTCCAGCCGTCTTAAAACGGATGTTCTGGCGATGTTGGATAAGCCCTATACACCAGAGCCTGTTTACGACCGCGCGGGCGTATACCCAGGACCGGTCGTCGAAGCCCTGCGTGGCACATCCCCCCGCTGGAAGACACTGGGGATGGGGGTGCGTCAGAGCATCCTGTCTGCCGATCGTGAAGGATCGGTTCGATTGTTGTCGATCCCGCCTGGACAGGCCGTACCGGATCACAGCCATAATGGTCTGGAACTGACCCTGGTGCTCCAGGGTAGCTTTAGCGATGAAACCGGTCGCTTTGGCGTGGGGGATCTGGAAATCGGAGACGAAACCCTGCATCACACACCAACAGCAGATGCTGGTGAGGCCTGCATTTGCCTTGCAGCAACGGATGCACCACTGCGGTTCAACGCTTTCATGCCGCGCCTTTTGCAGCCCTTCTTCAAAATCTGAGTTCGCTAGCTGCAGCCACGAAACACAGGAGCGGAACCACCGCCGCTCTCTGAGACGGCGCGGGCATTGGGGGCCTGTGCTGAGGTGTTCTGGCAAATGACGTGCGCGCCGTTAACCCGCGCATATCTGTCCTGCAGGTCAGAGTTCAGGACGTAAATGGGTCAGGCACCCCGATATACGATCCAGTCAGGAAGCACTCCATATAGCTTCAGCACCCAGGAGAACGGCACCGGGAAATCGGTTCTGAAACGGCGCGACCGCATGGCCCTGACAGTACGCTCAGCGGCCGCTTGCGGTTCCATGATCATGGGCATCTTAAAGTCATTCTTGACGGTCAGGCGGGTTTTGATGAAACCGGGATTGACCACGCGGACAATAACACCCGTGCCTTTGAGGTCGTGGCGCATGGTTTCAGCAAGGCTGATCAACGCGGATTTGCTGGCACCGTACCCCACTGCAGCAGGCAGGCCGCGATACCCGGCAAGCGAACCGACAAGGGTGATGTCCCCGATCCCCCGATCCAGGAACGACGGCAGCATTTCCCCCAGAACCCTGAGCGCCCCACAGAAATTGACATCCACCATGGTCAAAACCGCATCCCTGTCCCAGGCCGTGGTCTTCACCGGCTCATAGGCCCCGGCGTTGTAAACAAGACCGTCAATTTGGCCGACCGCCGCACAGGCCGTGCGCACGGAAACGGCGTCGCTGACATCCATGGGAATCGCCCGCGCGCCTGGCAATTGGGAACATAATTCCTCCAACCGCCGTTCATTGCGTGCAGACACGATCACCTGCGCTCCGGCGTCGGTCAGGGCCTTGGCCAAAGCCCGGCCCAGCCCCTCACTGGCCCCGATGAGCCATATCGTCTTGCCCTGAAACTCTTTCACGACCGGTTTTCCCGATACACTGGGGTCTCGGACAGAATACTGTCTGGTGGCGCTGGGGTTTTCATGAATGGCGCACGTTTCAGAAACAGGATGGCCGCTTGCCAGTGGATCAACGCCAGGACCCGCAAAGCGCCTGCGGGGCGACGTACCGCCGCCCACATTAACGACGTGCTGGTCGCCCTGCCCCGCGCACCGGAAAATGTCGCGATGACACCTTCATCGCCATTTTTGTAAGCAATGCGGATTTTGATCGACCGTTTGGTGAATTTGAACTGGAACCTGTAATCGCCCTGCACCTTTTGAAAGGGGGACACATGCATGATCTTTTCCGCAATCAGCATGTCAGATTCCCGGATCGGGCCGAAATTGTCGTTGGCGCAAAAATAACAATGGCGATGACCAAAGGTGTTGTTGACCTCGGCCACAAAGGCACAGGGTTCGCCGTCGATCAGAGCAATCCAGAAGCTAACCGGATTAAAGTGGAACCAGAGAAAACTGGGTTGGGTCAGGAGAACCAATTGGGCCCGGTCTAGCGGAAATCCGCGTTTTGACAGCTCCTCTCGAAACCACTCGACGCCCTGCCCGTTCCCCCGAGGACCGCCATGATGCCGATCCCAGAGCGACCACAGATTGAAGCGGTTTCGGGAAATGGGCCACGGCAATGGTGCGGTCAAATCGGTCAGGACAAAATCAACACCATAGCGAAAAGCATTTTTCAGGCTCCCGCGGCGTGCATGACTTGTCTGCGCTTGTATGTGTTCGAGCATAATTGAAATACGTGTGTCCCGCTTGTCTGGATCACCCAAAGTCAAAAATAAAATCAAAATGATCCAACTGCCAATACCCCGCGTATTCTCTTTTAAACACAAGCTTTAAGGGGACTGCATGCTGGATCATACGCAAGCGCGGCGAAAGAAGATTGCCATTGTCGGGGGGGGCATTTCGGGTTTGTCTTCTGCCTACTACCTGTCAGCCCATCACGACGTCACCTTGTTCGAAGCCGAACCCAGGCTTGGCGGTCATGCGCGCACCGTCCTGGCCGGAAAGAATGGAGACCAACCGGTCGATACCGGGTTCATTGTCTTCAATTACGTAACCTATCCACATCTGACACGCCTGTTTCGGGATCTGAACGTCCCTGTCATCAAAAGCCACATGAGTTTTGGTGCCAGCATCGACGATGGGTCTTTGGAATACGGGCTGAACAGCCTCAAAGCCATCACCGCCCAAAAACGCAATCTCGTTCGGCCGCAGTATTACAAGATGGTCGCCGACATCCTGCGGTTCGGAAAACATGCCGAACAGGCCGCAAAGGATGACGACAAGACAATCGGAGAACTGGTTGACGAACTGGGATTGGGAAACTGGTTCCGCGACAAATATCTCATGCCGATGTGCGGTGCCATCTGGTCAACGCCCGTGGATAACGTCGATGCCTTCCCGGCAAAATCTCTGGTTCAATTCTTTCGCAACCACGCGTTGCTGGCGGGCATTAAGGAACACCAATGGTGGACCGTCAAAGGGGGTAGTATCGAATACGTTCGGCGGCTTGAAACGGCGCTTTTGGGCCGTGGCTGCAAGATCCTTGAAAACACGCCGATTGCCAGCATTCACAGATCCGCCGACGGTGTGGTCGTGATCGACAACCGCGGAAACCGGGCACAGTTTGACGAAATCGTCCTGGCCTGCCACTCGAACCAATCGCTCAAAATTCTTGGCGGGGAAGCCACCCAGGAAGAGGTCGAGGCACTGGGTAGTATCCGCTATCAGGCGAATTCGGCAGTTTTGCATTGCGACACCAGCCAGATGCCCAATCGGCGCGCAGCCTGGGCCAGTTGGACCTATCGATCGCAACCCCAAGGCATAGGTGTCACCTATTGGATGAACAAGCTTCAGGACATTCCCGAGACTGACCCGCTTTTTGTTACTCTGAACCCATCATCCCAGATTCCCAATGACAAGATCTATGACAGGGCGGAATTCGACCATCCGATTTTCGACAAGGCGGCCCTGAGGGCCCAAACCGTTATTCGCGCAATGCAGGGCCAAAACCGAACCTGGTACGCAGGTGCCTATAACAGGAACGGTTTCCACGAAGACGGAATTGCCAGCGCCATGCGGATCGTTCGCATGATCAACCAGCCATTTGAAATCAGCGGAGCACAAAATGCATTTGACCAGCAAAGCCCTGAAAACGGAATTCCTGTCCACCTGCGCGCAACTGCGTGACGGACGCCTGACCCTGCGAACGCCCGAAGGTGAGCGCTATGAATTCGGGACATCGGGACCCGAAGCCGAAATGGTGATCCGCGATTGGTCAGCGGTGTCAGCGATGGCAGCCCATGGCCAGGTGGGGTTGGGCGAAGCCTATGTTCAGGGACTGTGGGACACACCGTCAATCGAAGGGCTGATGAGCGTGGCGATGCGCAATCGCGAACACTTTGGCCGCTATGACCGGGCGTCTGCTTTCAACCACATGAAATTTCGTCTTGTAGACAGGGTGTTGCGGGCCAATTCCCGTGGTGGATCGCGCAAGAACATCCGGTCTCACTATGATGTTGGGAACGAATTCTACCAACTGTGGTTGGACGACGGGATGACCTATTCTTCGGGTCTGTTTCAATCCGGCTGCACCGATCTGGCCAAGGCGCAGACCCACAAGAATGCCCGCGCGTTGTCCCGACTGACGGACAGGGAACAGGTATTGGAAATCGGCTGTGGTTGGGGCGGCTTTGCAGAACATGCGACCCGTGAAGGCCGCGACGTGACCGGCGTAACCATATCACGCAGCCAGCACAGCTATGCCGAATGCAGGCTGGATGGCACGGCTGACATTCAGCTGCGTGACTATCGCGATATCAGCGGAAAATTTGATAACATCGTGTCCATAGAAATGGTCGAAGCCGTCGGCGAACGCTATTGGCCCGAATTCTTTGCCACCTTGAAACAACGCCTTGCCGAAGGTGGACGGATCCTGTTGCAGGCCATTACCGTTCAAGATGACTATTTCAACGCATACCGAGCGTCATCGGACTATATCCGCCAATATGTTTTCCCCGGGGGAATGCTGTTGTCTGATACAGTGATCGCGCAACAGGCCCGCGACGCGCATTTGCAAGTCAGCGACAGCTTTGCGTTTGGCCAGGACTATGCCAGAACCTGCCGGATTTGGGGGTCACGTTTGGTCGCCCAAAAGCAACGCATCCTGGAACAGGGGTTCGATACCGCCTTTTTCCGAAACTGGCAGTACTACCTCGAGATCTGCGCAGCATCCTTTGCGGTGGGGCATACAAACGTGGTTCAGGTCGAGTTGGCCCATGCCTAGGCTGTTTGTCATTCTGGCATTGTTGTGTGCGCCGGCTCTATCGCAGGCCTCTGCAATCGAGGCCTCCTTGTCGGATGCCACCCTGCGCGGCAAAGCGGTGTTTCGGTTCATCGGCCTTCCTATCTACGAGGCGCGGCTCTTTACGCCTGCTGGCGCGCCGTTGGATTGGAAACAGAATTTCGGGATTGAGCTGAAGTATCTGCGCCAGATCAGCAAGAAAGATCTGGTTGCGAGCACCATGGATGAGCTGGGCCGCACAGGCGCACGCCTGCCAATACAGGACCAATTGTCCCGTTGTTTCGACGATGTTGCCAAAGGAGACCGCTATCTTGCGATAACCAGAGGCCCAGACCAGATCGACTTTTGGCGAAATGATGTTCCGGCCTGCTCGCTCGGTTATCGGCAGATATCTAAACGCTTTATGGCCATCTTTGTCGGCGAAAACACCCGCTCGGCATCGTTCACCCGTAAACTCAAAGGCGAATGATGGTCTATCCTAGGGTCAGCCTGTATGCACTGATGCTGGCGGCGGCTGGCATCCCGCTGTACATCCACCTCCCCCGCTTTGCCTCGGTAAATCTGGGCATCGGGTTGGGCGTTGTCGGAACGCTGCTTTTGGCGATCCGGGTGGTTGATCTGATTCAGGACCCGCTGATCGGCTGGGCCATCGACCGCTGGCCTCGGCAGCAATTGCCCTTTGCAATGTTGGCTGCTGGTGGTTTGGCGATCGGTTTCCCGCTGCTCTTTGCATTGCAACCCGGGCCGCAGGTGGTTGTCGCATTGTTGGCGGTTCTGGTCCTGTTGTTTTCAGCCTACAGCCTTGGAATGATCCTGCTGTACGGGCGCAGCGCGACTTTGGCGCACAGCCCCCGGCCCAAAGACCTCATGACAGTGTCGGCCTATCGCGAGGCAGGCATGTTGACCGGCGTGATTCTGGCGGCAGTGTTGCCGGCGATATTTGCAGCATCAGGTGCACCAGATGGTGGCTATCGCGTTTTTGGGTTCGCTCTCGGGGTCATCGCTGTTGCGGCAGGGGTGGCCACCATCCCGATCTGGCGACGGCCCCCAATTCTGGGAACGGCTATTTCGCTGTCCGGGATGGCCCGTTCCGGTGCCTTTCGGTTGCTGCTGTTGGCCCTGATCAACAGCCTGCCAGTTGCCATCACGTCAACGCTGTTCCTGTTCTTTGTCGAAGACCGGTTGCTGTTGTCTGGCAAGTCGGGATTGCTGTTGATCATCTTTTTCTTATGCGCAGGCGTGAGCGTACCCCTCTGGGTCCGTGTGAGCCGCCACCTTGGCAACAGACAGACCCTGTTGTTGGCAATGCCCCTCTCCATTCTCGGCTTTGTCGGTGCCGCCTTTCTGGCCCCTGGAAACATGGCCGGGTTTACCGCGATCTGTATTGCCTCAGG
Protein-coding regions in this window:
- a CDS encoding ChrR family anti-sigma-E factor, whose translation is MSAITHHVPDAMLAAYAAGSLPYAYSVVVASHVSLCDQCRTALGAHQTVGGLVLEGCDTIDVSSRLKTDVLAMLDKPYTPEPVYDRAGVYPGPVVEALRGTSPRWKTLGMGVRQSILSADREGSVRLLSIPPGQAVPDHSHNGLELTLVLQGSFSDETGRFGVGDLEIGDETLHHTPTADAGEACICLAATDAPLRFNAFMPRLLQPFFKI
- a CDS encoding SDR family NAD(P)-dependent oxidoreductase, whose translation is MKEFQGKTIWLIGASEGLGRALAKALTDAGAQVIVSARNERRLEELCSQLPGARAIPMDVSDAVSVRTACAAVGQIDGLVYNAGAYEPVKTTAWDRDAVLTMVDVNFCGALRVLGEMLPSFLDRGIGDITLVGSLAGYRGLPAAVGYGASKSALISLAETMRHDLKGTGVIVRVVNPGFIKTRLTVKNDFKMPMIMEPQAAAERTVRAMRSRRFRTDFPVPFSWVLKLYGVLPDWIVYRGA
- a CDS encoding DUF1365 domain-containing protein, with amino-acid sequence MLEHIQAQTSHARRGSLKNAFRYGVDFVLTDLTAPLPWPISRNRFNLWSLWDRHHGGPRGNGQGVEWFREELSKRGFPLDRAQLVLLTQPSFLWFHFNPVSFWIALIDGEPCAFVAEVNNTFGHRHCYFCANDNFGPIRESDMLIAEKIMHVSPFQKVQGDYRFQFKFTKRSIKIRIAYKNGDEGVIATFSGARGRATSTSLMWAAVRRPAGALRVLALIHWQAAILFLKRAPFMKTPAPPDSILSETPVYRENRS
- a CDS encoding FAD-dependent oxidoreductase, with translation MLDHTQARRKKIAIVGGGISGLSSAYYLSAHHDVTLFEAEPRLGGHARTVLAGKNGDQPVDTGFIVFNYVTYPHLTRLFRDLNVPVIKSHMSFGASIDDGSLEYGLNSLKAITAQKRNLVRPQYYKMVADILRFGKHAEQAAKDDDKTIGELVDELGLGNWFRDKYLMPMCGAIWSTPVDNVDAFPAKSLVQFFRNHALLAGIKEHQWWTVKGGSIEYVRRLETALLGRGCKILENTPIASIHRSADGVVVIDNRGNRAQFDEIVLACHSNQSLKILGGEATQEEVEALGSIRYQANSAVLHCDTSQMPNRRAAWASWTYRSQPQGIGVTYWMNKLQDIPETDPLFVTLNPSSQIPNDKIYDRAEFDHPIFDKAALRAQTVIRAMQGQNRTWYAGAYNRNGFHEDGIASAMRIVRMINQPFEISGAQNAFDQQSPENGIPVHLRATA
- a CDS encoding cyclopropane-fatty-acyl-phospholipid synthase family protein is translated as MHLTSKALKTEFLSTCAQLRDGRLTLRTPEGERYEFGTSGPEAEMVIRDWSAVSAMAAHGQVGLGEAYVQGLWDTPSIEGLMSVAMRNREHFGRYDRASAFNHMKFRLVDRVLRANSRGGSRKNIRSHYDVGNEFYQLWLDDGMTYSSGLFQSGCTDLAKAQTHKNARALSRLTDREQVLEIGCGWGGFAEHATREGRDVTGVTISRSQHSYAECRLDGTADIQLRDYRDISGKFDNIVSIEMVEAVGERYWPEFFATLKQRLAEGGRILLQAITVQDDYFNAYRASSDYIRQYVFPGGMLLSDTVIAQQARDAHLQVSDSFAFGQDYARTCRIWGSRLVAQKQRILEQGFDTAFFRNWQYYLEICAASFAVGHTNVVQVELAHA
- a CDS encoding MFS transporter, with protein sequence MVYPRVSLYALMLAAAGIPLYIHLPRFASVNLGIGLGVVGTLLLAIRVVDLIQDPLIGWAIDRWPRQQLPFAMLAAGGLAIGFPLLFALQPGPQVVVALLAVLVLLFSAYSLGMILLYGRSATLAHSPRPKDLMTVSAYREAGMLTGVILAAVLPAIFAASGAPDGGYRVFGFALGVIAVAAGVATIPIWRRPPILGTAISLSGMARSGAFRLLLLALINSLPVAITSTLFLFFVEDRLLLSGKSGLLLIIFFLCAGVSVPLWVRVSRHLGNRQTLLLAMPLSILGFVGAAFLAPGNMAGFTAICIASGAALGADMVLLPAMFSVALTNAGLKASAAFGLWSFAGKLGLALAAFTVLPLLEWNGFSPGKPNTAQALTALNLAYAVIPCVLKLVAIGFVFSLAQKDRAQ